From a region of the Triticum aestivum cultivar Chinese Spring chromosome 7D, IWGSC CS RefSeq v2.1, whole genome shotgun sequence genome:
- the LOC123166671 gene encoding stress-response A/B barrel domain-containing protein UP3, which produces MSSSSVAVAAPVEHMVLIKLRPEAVTSGAAAAMVSALQALPTLVPGVSYLHAGPVLRLRSPAADALGPTHLLHSRYATKADLAAYAAHPAHVAAVQAHIVPNALDTTAVDWVNAAESPSPVGPCAAVRLTLAKVKEGADVGQVVEKVAKASKDAGAGVARVSFGENFSPARAKGFQFVMVAVFDSVEELEAVEADGKVEEAKAALRPMLDEVMVLDFVVDDAAAASL; this is translated from the coding sequence ATGTCGTCctcctccgtcgccgtcgccgcgccggtgGAGCACATGGTGCTCATCAAGCTCCGCCCGGAGGCCGTCACCTCGGGGGCCGCCGCCGCGATGGTCTCCGCGCTGCAGGCCCTGCCCACGCTCGTCCCGGGGGTGTCCTACCTCCACGCGGGCCCCGTGCTCCGCCTCCGCTCGCCGGCCGCCGACGCGCTGGGCCCCACCCACCTCCTCCACTCCCGCTACGCCACCAAGGCCGACCTCGCCGCCTACGCCGCCCACCCGGCTCACGTGGCCGCCGTGCAGGCGCACATCGTCCCCAACGCGCTCGACACCACCGCCGTCGACTGGGTCAACGCCGCCGAGTCCCCGTCACCCGTCGGGCCCTGCGCCGCCGTGCGGCTCACCCTCGCGAAGGTCAAGGAGGGGGCGGACGTCGGGCAGGTCGTTGAGAAGGTGGCCAAGGCTAGCAAGGACGCTGGGGCTGGGGTGGCCAGGGTCAGCTTCGGGGAGAACTTCTCGCCGGCGCGGGCCAAGGGGTTCCAGTTCGTGATGGTGGCCGTGTTCGACAGCGTGgaggagctggaggccgtggaggcggACGGCAAGGTGGAGGAAGCCAAGGCCGCGCTCAGGCCCATGCTCGACGAGGTCATGGTGCTGGACTTCGTCGTCGACGATGCGGCAGCGGCGAGCCTCTGA